The following are from one region of the Aequoribacter fuscus genome:
- a CDS encoding aromatic/alkene monooxygenase hydroxylase subunit beta — protein sequence MTIEIKTAKMDTVRNTFGHIARRFGDKPATRYQEATYDIAAQTNFHYKPLWDQERELNDPKRTAITMEDWYALKDPRQFYYGTYVQNRARMQENAESNFNFFDKRNLATKLPEGIKENLIKYLIPLRHAEHTANLNNMYCTAYANYCTAVAQATLFEAMDRFGNAQYYSRIGLSLDGNTGDSLVEAKAEWMNNPIWQGLRAYCERTLTIDDWFETFIAQNIVLDTLLDNLYFEQYDAWLTEHDAGDILMLTEFMRERSKESQRWSDSLIKTVVNENEQNADQIKSWISTWRIRAQQALEPLATDLLSEDALAEAYAALAGRLKKIGLAD from the coding sequence ATGACTATCGAAATTAAAACAGCAAAGATGGATACGGTACGCAATACCTTCGGGCATATTGCACGCCGTTTCGGCGACAAACCGGCTACACGTTACCAAGAAGCGACCTACGACATCGCAGCTCAAACCAACTTCCACTATAAACCACTGTGGGATCAAGAGCGTGAACTGAATGATCCAAAAAGAACGGCGATTACCATGGAAGACTGGTACGCGTTGAAGGACCCTAGACAGTTCTATTACGGCACCTACGTGCAGAACCGCGCGCGCATGCAAGAAAATGCAGAAAGCAACTTCAACTTTTTTGACAAGCGTAATCTCGCGACCAAGCTTCCAGAAGGCATTAAAGAAAATCTGATCAAGTATTTAATCCCGCTGCGGCACGCCGAACACACAGCGAATCTAAATAACATGTACTGCACCGCCTACGCCAACTACTGCACAGCGGTCGCACAGGCCACGCTATTTGAGGCGATGGATCGCTTTGGCAACGCGCAGTACTACTCGCGTATTGGGCTGTCATTGGATGGCAACACAGGGGACTCTTTGGTCGAAGCCAAAGCTGAGTGGATGAACAATCCAATTTGGCAGGGTTTGCGAGCTTACTGTGAGCGCACGCTGACGATTGATGACTGGTTTGAAACCTTTATCGCTCAAAATATCGTTCTGGATACCCTGCTCGACAATCTCTACTTCGAGCAGTACGACGCCTGGCTTACAGAGCACGATGCCGGCGACATTCTGATGCTGACCGAATTTATGCGGGAACGATCGAAAGAGTCGCAGCGCTGGTCTGACTCTCTCATTAAAACCGTTGTCAACGAGAACGAACAAAATGCAGATCAAATCAAGTCTTGGATCAGCACCTGGCGCATCCGCGCGCAACAGGCGCTCGAGCCTTTGGCTACAGACCTGCTTTCTGAAGATGCGCTCGCTGAAGCTTATGCGGCCCTAGCCGGTCGCCTCAAGAAGATTGGCCTCGCGGATTAA